From a single Glycine soja cultivar W05 chromosome 19, ASM419377v2, whole genome shotgun sequence genomic region:
- the LOC114399676 gene encoding dirigent protein 1-like: MAKSTFFICLNLSFLFSLVTATYYSSLTPTLLGFNEEKFTHLHFFFHDVVTGPKPSMVFVAEPNGKAKDALPFGTVVAMDDPLTVGPEHDSKLVGKAQGIYTSISQEEMGLMMVMTMAFTDGEFNGSTISVLGRNMIMSEPVREMAIVGGTGAFRFARGYAQAKFYSVDFTKGDAIVEYDVFVNHY; the protein is encoded by the coding sequence ATGGCCAAATCCACTTTCTTCATCTGCCTTAACCTTTCATTTCTCTTCTCTCTAGTAACGGCCACTTACTATTCAAGTTTAACCCCAACACTTCTGGGTTTTAACGAGGAGAAGTTCACCCACCTCCACTTCTTTTTCCATGACGTTGTGACGGGCCCAAAGCCCAGCATGGTATTCGTCGCCGAGCCCAACGGGAAAGCGAAGGATGCCCTTCCGTTCGGAACCGTTGTGGCGATGGATGACCCTTTAACCGTGGGGCCCGAACATGACTCGAAACTGGTGGGCAAGGCCCAAGGAATTTACACTTCGATATCGCAGGAAGAGATGGGGCTAATGATGGTGATGACAATGGCGTTCACCGACGGAGAGTTCAACGGCAGCACCATCAGCGTGTTGGGGAGGAACATGATAATGAGTGAACCCGTTAGGGAAATGGCTATTGTTGGCGGCACTGGGGCTTTTCGTTTTGCACGTGGCTACGCTCAGGCAAAGTTTTACTCTGTTGATTTCACAAAAGGAGATGCTATCGTGGAATACGACGTATTCGTCAACCATTATTGA
- the LOC114398392 gene encoding dirigent protein 22-like: MANFKTFFISQTLTLTLLFSTLVTATYHHNISPSLVRSREKLTHLHFYLHEIFTSEKPSNIVIDPPKVVASSPLPFGSQVVIEDPLTIGPDVKSKEIGKAQGFYLSATQRPGLELEIVMGMALTFLEGEFNGSSLSVLGRNKIFNEVRELPIIGGTGEFRFARGYILARTVKVDYHKGDATVEYNAYVYHYSSTSSSSSPHLFNQGLHLCHGDY, translated from the coding sequence ATGGCCAATTTCAAAACTTTCTTCATTTcccaaaccctaaccctaaccctccTTTTCTCCACCCTAGTGACTGCCACTTACCACCACAACATCTCTCCAAGTCTTGTACGTTCTCGTGAGAAGCTGACCCACCTTCACTTCTACTTGCATGAAATTTTTACTAGCGAAAAACCCTCGAACATCGTAATCGACCCCCCCAAGGTGGTAGCCAGCTCTCCACTTCCATTTGGGTCGCAAGTGGTGATCGAGGACCCATTAACAATTGGGCCTGATGTGAAGTCCAAAGAAATAGGCAAGGCCCAAGGGTTTTACCTATCCGCAACCCAAAGGCCCGGTTTGGAGTTAGAGATAGTCATGGGGATGGCTTTGACCTTCTTAGAAGGCGAATTCAACGGTAGCAGTTTAAGTGTATTGGGGAGAAACAAAATCTTCAATGAGGTAAGGGAGTTGCCAATTATTGGTGGCACGGGTGAGTTTCGCTTCGCACGTGGCTATATCCTTGCTAGGACTGTCAAGGTCGATTACCATAAAGGGGATGCTACCGTCGAATACAATGCATATGTCTACCATTATTCTTCCACCAGCTCTTCTTCCTCTCCCCACCTTTTTAATCAGGGACTTCATTTATGTCATGGAGACTACTAA